In Haloarcula sp. H-GB4, a single genomic region encodes these proteins:
- a CDS encoding metallophosphoesterase: MRVEPLPGVPAATVDTDGERLLAVADYHAGIEAGLRYEGVELQSAAEARRERLLACLDRSSADRLVVIGDLGHAIGDPFADERAELETLFDALDVPVTLVKGNHDGGLEPILSDLDADVEVTPGHGIRIGSVGFVHGHTWPAPDVLEADVVCVGHEHPVVRLEDSVGGAQKERAWLRGSLVTEPFSEQFDQPVEDALDIVVFPAFNDRSGGTWVNVDGQEFLAPFLPEGMTDTEAFLLDGTRLGAYRQV, encoded by the coding sequence ATGCGTGTCGAACCGCTTCCCGGCGTTCCAGCGGCCACAGTCGACACCGACGGAGAGCGACTGCTGGCGGTGGCCGATTATCACGCCGGCATCGAAGCGGGACTCAGGTACGAGGGGGTCGAACTCCAGTCGGCCGCCGAGGCCCGTAGAGAGCGATTACTGGCGTGTCTTGACCGTTCCAGCGCCGACCGGCTTGTCGTCATCGGCGACCTAGGCCACGCTATCGGCGACCCGTTCGCAGACGAGCGGGCGGAACTCGAAACGCTGTTCGACGCCCTTGACGTGCCCGTGACACTGGTGAAAGGGAATCATGACGGCGGTCTGGAGCCGATTCTGTCTGATCTCGACGCTGATGTCGAGGTGACGCCGGGACACGGAATCCGTATCGGTTCGGTCGGGTTCGTCCACGGCCACACCTGGCCTGCACCGGACGTACTCGAAGCGGATGTCGTCTGTGTCGGCCACGAACATCCCGTCGTCCGGCTGGAGGACAGCGTCGGCGGTGCCCAGAAGGAGCGGGCCTGGCTCCGCGGCTCGCTGGTGACTGAGCCGTTTTCCGAACAGTTCGACCAACCGGTCGAGGACGCGCTGGATATCGTCGTTTTCCCGGCATTCAACGACCGCTCCGGGGGGACGTGGGTCAACGTTGACGGCCAGGAGTTCCTCGCCCCGTTCCTGCCCGAGGGCATGACGGATACCGAGGCGTTCCTGCTCGATGGCACGCGATTAGGGGCCTACCGGCAGGTCTGA
- a CDS encoding class 1 fructose-bisphosphatase, with amino-acid sequence MNTLDEIERAVKDTAHYVSGNLANYANRAAGENPSGEQQVGGDVWADDLFFDALAYIDGIGAYASEERSDVVDCGDGYSVAIDPLDGSSNLASNNSVGTIIGVYDAELPAAGREMVASLMVLYGPYTTLTIARSDRDVVQEHLLRDGHSERWGQFELPAEATVVGLAGKTGERSDEFNEIAQSFERELKLRYGGATVADLAQVLEYGGLFGYPATSGYPDGKLRVHFESAPLAYLVEAAGGASSDGSQSLLDVEPDGIHDRTPTFLGNTELVEELEAALSEA; translated from the coding sequence GTGAACACGCTCGACGAGATCGAACGGGCGGTGAAGGACACGGCCCACTACGTTAGCGGGAATCTGGCGAACTACGCCAACAGAGCCGCCGGCGAGAACCCGAGCGGGGAACAACAGGTCGGTGGCGACGTGTGGGCCGACGACCTGTTTTTCGACGCACTCGCGTACATCGACGGTATCGGCGCGTACGCGAGCGAGGAACGTAGCGACGTGGTCGACTGCGGTGACGGCTACAGCGTCGCTATCGACCCGCTCGATGGCTCTTCGAACCTCGCCTCGAACAACTCCGTGGGAACGATAATCGGAGTTTACGACGCCGAGCTGCCCGCTGCGGGCCGAGAAATGGTCGCGTCGTTGATGGTCTTATATGGCCCATACACGACGCTGACTATCGCCCGGTCCGACCGCGATGTCGTTCAGGAGCACCTTCTCCGGGACGGGCACAGCGAGCGCTGGGGTCAGTTTGAACTGCCAGCGGAGGCGACAGTCGTTGGGTTAGCGGGTAAGACCGGCGAGCGCAGCGACGAGTTCAACGAGATTGCCCAGTCTTTCGAGCGAGAGTTGAAACTCCGCTACGGCGGCGCGACCGTCGCCGACTTGGCCCAAGTGCTCGAGTACGGCGGGCTGTTCGGATATCCGGCGACGTCGGGGTATCCAGACGGAAAGCTCCGGGTCCACTTCGAATCAGCGCCGCTCGCGTATCTCGTCGAGGCGGCCGGCGGGGCCTCTAGCGACGGCTCACAGTCCTTACTCGACGTTGAACCGGACGGTATCCACGACCGGACGCCGACGTTCCTCGGTAACACCGAACTGGTCGAGGAACTCGAAGCGGCGCTCTCGGAAGCATAG
- a CDS encoding DEAD/DEAH box helicase: MTDGVARGDDAFTALGPAVRSALSERGFTTPTDPQRKAIPTLAAGRDALVVAPTGTGKTETAMLPVFDALAEAEDRFGISALYITPLRALNRDMRQRLDWWGETLGLEVDVRHGDTTDYQRQKQANDPPDVLVTTPETLQAMLTGSKLRTALEDVEHIVIDEVHELAAAKRGAQLTVGLERLRELSGRFQRIGLSATVGDPNEVGRFLTGGRTCAIVEVDIGSRLDIKVVRPQITDRDEKLSSTLVTDAGTASHVRYIADLIDDHESVLLFVNTRQTAEALGSRFKELGTDLGVHHGSLSKEARIDVEDRFKAGDLDALLCTSSMELGIDVGHVDHVVQYGSPRQVSRLVQRVGRAGHRRDLVSSGTVVTTDTDDTLEALAIARQAEGGDVEPAEIHDGSLDTVANQIAGLVMDTGEIRAMRAFEILTRAYPFQGLDEDQFKQVIEELASNNVIWLDEDRDTLEKRRGTWQYFYQNLSMIPDEATYDVEDVASGQQVGTLDEKFVVNFATPGEVFVQRGEMWRITNIDEEDEIVTVSPIEDPAGEVPSWVGQEIPVPRAVAAEVGELRRVAGRQLQDGANTDAVARDVATRYAAGPETVADGLSQVEKHEGPIPDDTTILVEFHGREVVVNACYGHKINETLGRVLSALLGQRAGSSVAMDVDPYRITLEVPRRITAGDVIEVIEDTDPDHLLALIELSLKNADALKFKLAQVATKFGSLKRWRGRGSTDFGRDRLLAALEDTPMYDEALREVRHEDLAIEATADLLRDIQSGDVALETVGEHTPIGTGGSSSGRELLSPENADASVIKTVKERIQSDRVILMCLHCKDWDRKQQVKRVREQPSCPQCGSTRIAALNPWAEEVVSAVRTDDKDDEQEKMTERAYRAASLVQSHGKRAVVALAARGVGPHNAARIINRLREDEDEFYRDILRQEREYARTQSFWG; the protein is encoded by the coding sequence ATGACTGACGGGGTCGCTCGCGGCGATGACGCCTTCACTGCGCTCGGGCCGGCCGTCCGCAGTGCGCTCTCCGAGCGCGGCTTCACGACGCCGACCGACCCACAGCGAAAGGCGATTCCGACTCTGGCCGCCGGGCGGGACGCGCTGGTGGTCGCTCCGACCGGAACCGGGAAGACGGAGACGGCGATGTTGCCGGTCTTCGACGCCTTGGCGGAAGCCGAGGACCGCTTTGGCATCAGCGCGCTGTACATCACGCCGCTCCGGGCGCTGAACCGCGACATGCGCCAGCGTCTCGACTGGTGGGGCGAGACGCTTGGCCTCGAAGTGGACGTTCGCCACGGCGACACGACTGACTACCAGCGCCAGAAGCAGGCTAACGACCCGCCGGACGTGCTGGTGACTACACCGGAAACGCTACAGGCGATGCTCACCGGGTCGAAGCTCCGGACAGCGCTAGAGGATGTCGAGCATATCGTTATCGATGAGGTCCACGAACTCGCTGCGGCCAAGCGCGGCGCGCAGTTGACGGTCGGTCTGGAGCGACTCCGGGAGCTGTCCGGGCGGTTCCAGCGAATCGGCCTCTCGGCGACTGTCGGCGATCCAAACGAAGTCGGTCGGTTTCTTACCGGCGGCCGGACGTGTGCCATCGTAGAAGTGGACATCGGCAGTCGGCTGGACATCAAGGTGGTTCGACCTCAGATCACCGACCGCGACGAGAAACTGTCGAGCACGCTCGTCACCGACGCCGGAACGGCCAGTCACGTCCGCTACATTGCCGACCTCATCGACGACCACGAGTCCGTGCTGCTGTTCGTCAACACCCGTCAGACTGCCGAGGCACTGGGCTCGCGGTTCAAAGAGCTGGGAACCGACCTTGGCGTCCATCACGGCTCACTGTCGAAGGAGGCCCGCATCGACGTGGAGGACCGCTTCAAGGCCGGCGACCTCGATGCGCTGCTGTGTACGTCCTCGATGGAGCTGGGTATCGACGTGGGGCACGTCGACCACGTCGTCCAGTACGGCAGCCCCCGGCAGGTGTCCCGTCTGGTCCAGCGTGTCGGCCGTGCCGGCCACCGCCGGGACCTCGTCTCCTCGGGGACGGTCGTGACGACTGACACCGACGACACGCTGGAGGCGCTGGCGATTGCGAGACAGGCCGAAGGCGGTGATGTCGAACCGGCTGAAATCCACGACGGGAGCCTTGACACAGTTGCCAACCAGATCGCCGGACTGGTGATGGACACCGGCGAAATCCGGGCGATGCGGGCCTTTGAGATACTGACCCGAGCGTACCCGTTCCAGGGTCTCGACGAGGATCAGTTCAAGCAGGTCATTGAGGAACTCGCGTCGAACAACGTCATCTGGCTGGACGAGGACCGGGACACCTTAGAGAAGCGCCGCGGGACCTGGCAGTACTTCTATCAGAACCTCTCGATGATCCCCGACGAGGCCACCTACGACGTGGAAGATGTCGCCTCGGGCCAGCAGGTCGGAACCCTCGATGAGAAGTTCGTCGTCAATTTCGCCACGCCCGGCGAGGTGTTCGTCCAGCGTGGAGAGATGTGGCGCATCACGAATATCGACGAGGAAGACGAAATCGTGACTGTCTCACCCATCGAGGACCCCGCTGGCGAAGTTCCCTCATGGGTCGGACAGGAGATCCCAGTGCCAAGAGCCGTCGCCGCTGAGGTCGGCGAACTCCGTCGCGTGGCTGGTCGGCAACTTCAGGACGGCGCGAACACCGACGCCGTCGCCAGAGACGTGGCGACTCGCTACGCCGCTGGACCGGAAACCGTCGCAGACGGTCTCTCACAGGTCGAAAAACACGAAGGACCGATTCCGGATGATACGACCATTCTGGTGGAGTTCCACGGCCGGGAAGTCGTCGTCAACGCCTGCTACGGCCACAAAATCAACGAGACGCTGGGGCGGGTCCTCTCGGCGCTGCTCGGCCAGCGGGCAGGGTCGTCAGTCGCGATGGATGTCGACCCGTACCGGATTACGCTAGAGGTCCCGCGCCGGATCACCGCCGGCGATGTCATCGAAGTCATCGAGGACACTGACCCCGACCACCTCCTGGCGCTGATCGAACTCAGTCTGAAAAACGCCGACGCGCTGAAGTTCAAACTCGCGCAGGTAGCGACAAAGTTCGGCTCGCTCAAGCGCTGGCGCGGTCGCGGGTCGACGGACTTCGGCCGCGACCGTCTACTTGCTGCTCTGGAGGACACGCCGATGTACGACGAAGCCCTGCGCGAGGTGCGCCACGAAGACCTCGCTATCGAGGCAACGGCTGACCTTCTGCGGGATATCCAGAGTGGGGACGTGGCTCTCGAAACAGTGGGCGAGCACACGCCAATCGGGACCGGCGGTAGCTCCTCCGGGCGGGAACTCCTCTCCCCGGAGAACGCCGACGCGAGCGTCATCAAGACTGTCAAGGAGCGCATCCAGAGCGACCGCGTTATCCTCATGTGTCTGCACTGCAAGGACTGGGACCGGAAACAGCAGGTCAAGCGGGTTCGGGAGCAGCCGTCGTGTCCGCAGTGTGGGTCCACCCGCATCGCCGCGCTGAACCCCTGGGCTGAGGAAGTCGTCTCGGCCGTCCGGACTGACGACAAGGACGACGAGCAGGAGAAGATGACCGAACGGGCCTACCGCGCGGCCTCACTAGTCCAGAGCCACGGGAAGCGAGCAGTGGTCGCGCTGGCCGCCCGCGGTGTCGGACCGCACAACGCCGCCCGCATCATCAACCGCCTGCGGGAGGATGAAGACGAGTTCTACCGAGACATCCTCCGGCAGGAACGGGAGTACGCACGGACGCAGTCGTTCTGGGGTTGA
- a CDS encoding sporulation protein, producing MKDVLSRIGIGSATVDTVLPTDSVRAGESVRAEVHVEGGSTDQDIDAVYFALETEYKSDEGYKDAIIDQWQLTEPFTIEAGEERRFETTIDIPRQTPVTTRSTAVEIETGLDISMAVDPGDEDYIEVEPTHRMQAVFDALDSLGFSRHASACEATAGSLFTTSASFVQEFEFRPQRGEFSGQVDEVEIIPVFDDDQLTVYIEVDRSAGLLSEMTDADERHTQLTIDAPDSDAIEPRLVDAIRELS from the coding sequence ATGAAAGACGTGCTCTCCAGAATTGGTATCGGGTCCGCTACAGTAGACACGGTTCTGCCGACAGATTCCGTTAGAGCCGGTGAATCCGTCCGGGCCGAAGTCCACGTTGAGGGCGGATCGACAGACCAAGACATCGATGCGGTCTACTTCGCGCTGGAAACTGAATACAAGTCCGACGAGGGGTACAAAGACGCTATCATCGACCAGTGGCAACTCACCGAGCCGTTCACTATCGAAGCCGGCGAGGAACGACGTTTCGAGACGACTATCGATATTCCCCGACAGACGCCGGTGACCACACGCTCGACGGCCGTTGAAATCGAGACCGGCCTCGATATCTCGATGGCGGTTGACCCCGGCGATGAGGATTACATCGAAGTCGAACCGACACACCGTATGCAGGCAGTGTTCGACGCGCTCGATTCGCTCGGCTTCTCGCGCCACGCCTCGGCCTGTGAGGCGACAGCCGGGAGCCTGTTCACTACTTCGGCGAGCTTTGTGCAGGAGTTCGAGTTCCGGCCTCAGCGCGGCGAGTTCTCCGGTCAGGTCGACGAGGTCGAGATTATCCCAGTGTTCGACGACGACCAGCTTACGGTGTACATCGAGGTCGACCGCAGCGCCGGACTACTCTCGGAGATGACCGATGCCGACGAGCGACACACGCAACTCACGATAGACGCTCCTGACTCTGACGCTATCGAGCCACGACTCGTGGACGCGATTCGGGAATTGAGCTAG
- a CDS encoding PAS domain-containing protein — protein sequence MGGVDILHVDDDKGLASLTADLLERKDSRFNVETAATATEGLQLLDDLSPDCIVSDFEMPGIDGLEFLQAVREEHSKLPFILFTGRGSEEIASDAISAGATDYLQKQSGTEQYELLANRINNAVTRYHSEKQLRETKEEYAAVFENARNGLLLVDVEQEGFRFRRCNSRVLEFTGLAESELIGKTPQEALGYENARAVVGAYRKCAAMRETITYAVTLTHPVGEVVHEANTTPIIRDGEVEQLVVAFTDITERHAREQKLREERAVIQQALDALDEPLFVTDINGRLKHCNHRALELTGHTDQTAVEMPITDLFPDDERETITDAVDDALRTGRTTVTASLRLDSGQQQPYEFRAHSLTDLDNNTAGLVILGQDAPDT from the coding sequence ATGGGGGGCGTTGACATTCTACACGTTGATGACGACAAGGGGCTTGCTAGCCTGACTGCCGACCTACTCGAACGCAAGGACAGTCGGTTCAACGTGGAGACTGCCGCAACCGCCACAGAAGGGCTGCAGTTGCTCGATGATCTCTCACCTGACTGCATTGTGTCCGACTTTGAAATGCCCGGAATAGACGGACTTGAGTTTCTACAGGCCGTCCGGGAGGAACACTCCAAACTCCCATTCATCCTGTTTACTGGCCGGGGAAGCGAAGAGATCGCAAGCGATGCGATTTCTGCCGGCGCAACTGACTACTTACAGAAACAATCCGGGACTGAGCAGTACGAGCTACTGGCCAACCGCATTAACAACGCTGTCACTCGGTATCACTCAGAAAAACAGCTGCGCGAGACCAAAGAAGAGTATGCCGCTGTTTTCGAGAACGCACGGAATGGGCTCTTACTTGTCGACGTTGAACAAGAGGGGTTTCGCTTCCGGCGGTGTAACTCACGTGTTCTGGAGTTTACGGGACTTGCAGAGTCGGAACTTATCGGTAAGACCCCACAGGAGGCACTCGGCTACGAGAATGCCAGAGCGGTCGTCGGCGCGTATCGGAAATGCGCCGCCATGCGCGAGACAATTACTTACGCGGTGACACTTACTCACCCAGTTGGCGAGGTCGTTCATGAAGCCAACACCACGCCGATCATCAGAGACGGTGAGGTCGAGCAACTCGTCGTCGCGTTTACCGATATCACCGAACGGCACGCCCGTGAGCAGAAGTTACGTGAAGAACGGGCCGTCATTCAGCAAGCGCTTGATGCACTCGATGAGCCGCTGTTCGTTACGGATATAAATGGCCGCCTCAAGCACTGTAACCATCGCGCACTCGAGCTTACCGGGCATACCGACCAAACAGCCGTCGAAATGCCGATTACTGACCTGTTTCCCGACGACGAGCGGGAGACAATTACTGACGCGGTTGACGACGCACTCCGTACTGGCAGAACTACTGTCACGGCCAGCCTGCGCCTCGACAGCGGTCAGCAACAGCCGTACGAGTTCCGCGCTCACTCTTTGACTGATCTGGATAACAACACAGCGGGGCTGGTCATACTCGGTCAGGATGCCCCTGATACCTGA
- a CDS encoding zinc ribbon domain-containing protein, with product MAEWRDASDPACPECGEPLEPTAMACPHCDTSLLTDEQTEMLDERLTETLDSVDSGTPTWAVALTGLSLGIAIAPLVLYAVVILVGDLSLPVAVGVLLTGWLGPAAYLSRLRNPSEVLARGLYLVVAGVAVVVVVVGYEVLLSDGPSVVSEQTALVSLGLAIPAALGALIARRAARRADRQARGEPGPLHERFGIDDDEPDN from the coding sequence ATGGCCGAGTGGCGTGACGCGTCTGACCCTGCCTGCCCGGAGTGTGGCGAGCCGCTGGAGCCCACAGCGATGGCCTGTCCACACTGTGACACATCGCTACTGACCGACGAACAGACCGAAATGCTTGACGAGCGCCTGACCGAGACGCTGGATTCGGTGGATTCCGGTACGCCAACGTGGGCGGTCGCACTCACTGGACTCTCCCTCGGTATCGCCATTGCGCCGCTTGTGCTGTACGCCGTCGTCATCCTCGTCGGCGACCTCTCACTTCCCGTGGCCGTCGGCGTCCTGCTGACCGGCTGGCTCGGCCCAGCTGCGTATCTCTCGCGGCTTCGCAATCCCAGTGAGGTGCTTGCCCGCGGGCTATACCTCGTCGTCGCCGGCGTAGCCGTGGTCGTAGTTGTGGTTGGCTACGAAGTCCTCCTGTCGGATGGCCCATCAGTCGTCTCCGAGCAGACTGCGCTTGTGTCGCTCGGTCTGGCGATTCCGGCGGCACTGGGAGCGCTCATCGCACGCCGTGCCGCCCGGCGGGCTGACCGGCAGGCCCGCGGGGAGCCGGGGCCGCTGCACGAGCGGTTCGGTATCGACGACGACGAGCCCGACAACTGA
- a CDS encoding DNA mismatch repair protein translates to MRLEEYWGIGPKTSELLTEELGVERAIEAIESADTRALTTAGLSRGRATRILRRATGAESMDLLATRDTRDVYKELLDLAEEYAVTADAADSIRVLTPLPTREAMDERLDDVLEARDTWANLSGADQGAVLDAFEGYDASGGELAAVDVALALRDTGIESGVFEPLAAIDGESLSAGRAALAGLAGDGDAVGEGADDELDRLRDQLGQIEDLAAASMEVVEAVQEGARRPDEFQDALVRHVTTETGIDTARIRDAMPREATDARDFVDVALRELRSTLRSDLQDREQAVADRLEDDLADARGDIDAAVEAVDDIAFSVSLARFAIAFDLTRPEFVEDRKTIAVKQARNLTIADVESVQPVTYAIGDHTLDLDRANQPPSGDRVAVLTGANSGGKTTLLETLCQVQLLAQMGLPVPAEAAEVGIVDTVVFHRRHASFNAGVLESTLRSVVPPLTESDRTLMLVDEFEAITEPGSAADLLHGLVTLTVDRDALGVFVTHLADDLEPLPVEARTDGIFAEGLNQDLELQVDYQPRFGTVGRSTPEFIVSRLVANSNDPVERSGFETLATAVGEEAVQRTLSDALWTDE, encoded by the coding sequence ATGCGACTGGAGGAGTACTGGGGCATCGGCCCGAAGACGTCCGAACTGCTCACCGAGGAGCTGGGCGTCGAGCGGGCCATCGAGGCCATCGAGTCGGCGGATACACGAGCGCTAACTACGGCTGGCCTCTCCCGGGGGCGAGCGACGCGTATCCTCCGGCGGGCGACCGGAGCCGAGTCGATGGACCTGCTCGCCACCAGAGACACCCGCGACGTGTACAAGGAACTGCTCGACCTCGCCGAGGAGTACGCGGTCACGGCGGATGCGGCGGACAGCATCCGGGTGCTGACGCCGCTGCCGACCCGCGAGGCGATGGACGAGCGGCTGGACGACGTACTCGAAGCGCGGGACACATGGGCCAACCTCTCCGGCGCGGACCAGGGGGCCGTCCTCGATGCGTTTGAGGGATACGATGCTAGCGGGGGAGAACTGGCCGCGGTCGACGTGGCGCTCGCCCTCCGGGACACCGGCATCGAGAGCGGCGTGTTCGAACCGCTAGCGGCCATCGACGGGGAGTCACTGTCGGCTGGCCGGGCAGCACTCGCTGGCCTCGCGGGCGACGGCGACGCTGTCGGCGAAGGGGCTGACGATGAGCTCGACCGCCTGCGCGACCAGCTCGGACAAATCGAGGATCTCGCGGCGGCATCGATGGAGGTTGTCGAAGCTGTGCAGGAGGGTGCGCGGCGGCCCGACGAGTTTCAGGACGCGCTCGTCCGGCACGTCACGACCGAGACAGGCATCGACACTGCTCGAATCCGAGACGCGATGCCACGAGAGGCGACTGACGCGCGGGACTTCGTCGACGTGGCACTCCGGGAACTCCGGAGCACGCTACGGAGCGACCTTCAAGACCGCGAGCAGGCGGTCGCCGACCGGCTGGAAGACGACCTCGCGGACGCTCGTGGGGACATCGACGCCGCAGTCGAAGCGGTGGACGACATCGCGTTCTCCGTCTCGCTCGCCCGCTTTGCCATTGCCTTCGACCTGACAAGGCCCGAGTTTGTCGAGGACCGCAAGACGATTGCGGTGAAACAGGCCAGGAACCTCACCATCGCGGACGTGGAGAGCGTCCAGCCGGTCACCTACGCTATCGGCGACCACACGCTGGATTTGGACCGGGCGAACCAGCCGCCCAGCGGCGACCGGGTGGCTGTCCTGACTGGCGCAAACTCCGGCGGGAAGACGACCCTGCTGGAGACGCTGTGTCAGGTGCAACTGCTGGCCCAGATGGGGCTGCCGGTCCCCGCCGAGGCCGCAGAGGTGGGCATCGTCGACACCGTCGTCTTCCACCGGCGGCACGCATCGTTCAACGCCGGCGTCCTCGAATCGACGCTGCGCTCGGTCGTCCCGCCGCTGACTGAGAGCGACCGGACGCTGATGCTTGTCGACGAGTTCGAGGCCATCACCGAGCCCGGCTCCGCCGCCGACCTGCTCCACGGGCTCGTGACGCTGACCGTCGACCGTGACGCTCTAGGCGTGTTCGTCACCCACCTCGCGGACGACCTCGAACCGCTGCCTGTTGAGGCCCGAACCGACGGCATCTTCGCCGAAGGGCTGAATCAGGATCTCGAACTCCAGGTCGACTATCAGCCCCGGTTTGGCACTGTTGGCAGATCGACGCCAGAGTTCATCGTCTCCCGACTGGTCGCGAACTCGAACGACCCCGTTGAGCGCAGCGGCTTCGAGACGCTTGCCACAGCTGTCGGCGAAGAGGCGGTCCAGCGGACGCTTTCGGACGCGCTCTGGACCGACGAGTAG
- a CDS encoding SRPBCC family protein yields the protein MTFHTSDDRWLDVPVETVFAFMDEPSNQAAVTPSLSRAERIERLLNSGNRAAYEYEMFGLTFTGEVRATTYEPPERIVYEMRGDLTGRIAWRFEPEDGGTRLTYTADYEVPGPLPEFLLAPLIRWYNRREVRKLLENVAEAVEGEEQVVAGSLS from the coding sequence ATGACGTTCCATACGTCCGACGACCGCTGGCTTGATGTGCCGGTCGAGACGGTGTTCGCGTTCATGGACGAGCCGTCGAACCAGGCGGCCGTCACGCCGAGTCTGTCTCGCGCCGAACGTATCGAACGCCTACTGAACAGTGGCAACCGCGCCGCCTACGAGTACGAGATGTTCGGGCTCACCTTCACCGGCGAGGTCCGCGCGACGACCTACGAACCGCCCGAGCGCATCGTCTACGAGATGCGCGGCGACCTGACGGGGCGGATCGCTTGGCGGTTCGAACCTGAGGACGGTGGCACACGGCTCACGTACACGGCCGACTACGAGGTTCCCGGCCCGCTTCCGGAGTTCCTCCTCGCGCCGCTCATCCGCTGGTATAACCGCCGAGAGGTCCGAAAACTTCTGGAAAACGTCGCCGAGGCAGTCGAAGGGGAGGAACAAGTCGTCGCTGGGTCGCTGTCGTAA